From the genome of Polyangiaceae bacterium, one region includes:
- a CDS encoding SpoIIE family protein phosphatase produces the protein MTFTPRRAPSEQRTEIDRILRHAALLQVKLAGVASLLRERGKWLSSEVADDLDGLSQALAGFRKATEQEKEQQSAMPREAQMALFEVSKSIGASLDLQTVLNNIMDAVIELTKAERGYLVLVEDSGRQSVKAARNVDQDSIQSMEFAYSSTVVGEVLKTGKSILTANAQSDERFKTKRSVMMFRLTSVMAAPLRIRGKVIGVLTVDNRVFAGQFTQQKLEMLEAFASQAAIAIHNAQLFGQTDEALKQRVKELEDVHRELKLSRERAEKGLSAIEREMQMGRVLQSEFLPRNLPSVPGWQIASRFLPARHLSGDFYDVYALPSGEFAFAVADVCDKGVGAALFMSLVRGLLRHHASLAKTPEELLQCIPLTNDYLARNHGHAGMFTTLFLGIIHPETGKFQYINCGQDAPIVIAPTGAETRLECTAPALGAIANLEFDCAQVILLPGDTFVAFTDGVVDALDTREKQFGEEDFLDIVRHGSSSVTALLGTIETAVKKHIGSAAQYDDITLFAIRRNPMHRGDATGQHNVTLSRAALADALNKTRVSEK, from the coding sequence ATGACGTTCACGCCACGCCGCGCGCCTAGTGAACAGCGGACCGAAATCGATCGCATCCTGCGACACGCCGCGCTGCTCCAAGTCAAGCTCGCCGGCGTCGCGAGCCTCTTGCGGGAACGTGGCAAGTGGCTGTCGAGCGAAGTTGCCGACGATCTCGACGGGCTTTCGCAAGCTTTGGCGGGCTTTCGCAAAGCGACGGAACAGGAAAAGGAGCAGCAGAGCGCGATGCCGCGAGAAGCGCAAATGGCGCTTTTCGAGGTCAGCAAGTCCATCGGCGCGTCGCTCGATCTGCAAACGGTGCTCAACAACATCATGGACGCCGTCATCGAGCTGACGAAGGCCGAGCGAGGTTACCTCGTGCTCGTCGAAGACTCGGGACGGCAAAGCGTAAAGGCCGCACGCAACGTCGACCAAGACAGCATACAGAGCATGGAGTTTGCCTATTCCAGCACCGTCGTGGGCGAAGTGCTGAAGACCGGCAAAAGCATTCTGACGGCCAATGCGCAATCGGACGAACGATTCAAGACGAAACGCAGCGTCATGATGTTTCGATTGACGAGCGTCATGGCCGCACCTTTGCGTATCCGCGGCAAAGTCATCGGAGTTCTCACCGTCGACAATCGCGTTTTTGCTGGTCAATTCACGCAACAAAAGCTGGAAATGCTCGAAGCATTCGCCAGCCAAGCGGCCATTGCCATTCACAACGCGCAACTTTTCGGACAAACCGACGAGGCGCTGAAGCAACGTGTCAAAGAGCTCGAAGACGTCCACCGTGAGCTGAAACTTTCGCGCGAACGAGCAGAAAAGGGCCTTTCGGCCATCGAGCGCGAAATGCAAATGGGTCGGGTCTTGCAATCCGAATTTTTGCCGCGAAACTTGCCGTCCGTTCCTGGGTGGCAAATTGCCTCGCGCTTTTTGCCGGCTCGGCATCTCTCGGGCGACTTCTACGACGTGTATGCGCTCCCTTCGGGCGAATTTGCTTTCGCCGTGGCCGACGTGTGCGACAAAGGCGTCGGCGCGGCGCTTTTCATGTCGCTCGTCCGAGGCCTCTTGCGCCACCACGCCTCACTCGCCAAAACGCCAGAAGAGCTTTTGCAATGCATCCCACTCACAAACGATTACCTCGCGCGTAATCACGGCCATGCCGGCATGTTCACCACGCTCTTTTTGGGCATCATCCATCCAGAAACCGGCAAATTTCAATACATCAATTGCGGCCAAGACGCACCCATCGTCATTGCGCCAACGGGTGCCGAAACGCGCCTCGAATGCACCGCGCCCGCGCTCGGAGCCATTGCCAACCTCGAATTCGACTGCGCTCAGGTCATTTTGTTGCCCGGTGATACGTTCGTCGCATTCACCGATGGCGTCGTCGATGCCCTCGATACACGAGAAAAACAATTTGGCGAAGAAGATTTCCTGGATATCGTGCGGCACGGTTCGTCGTCCGTGACCGCGCTGCTCGGTACCATCGAAACGGCCGTGAAAAAGCACATCGGTTCGGCGGCTCAATACGATGACATTACGCTGTTTGCGATCCGGCGCAACCCGATGCATCGTGGCGATGCGACGGGCCAGCACAATGTGACTCTTTCCCGAGCGGCGCTCGCCGATGCATTGAATAAAACCCGCGTCTCCGAAAAATGA